A single genomic interval of Lathyrus oleraceus cultivar Zhongwan6 chromosome 7, CAAS_Psat_ZW6_1.0, whole genome shotgun sequence harbors:
- the LOC127107065 gene encoding tricyclene synthase TPS4, chloroplastic encodes MLLSTSFVSLPSFFKPQQLPRTNLPSSNGSLFPCYATNSNISQRKSANYQPNIWNYDSLLSLKHDYADVHYVNRSRRLQEEVRRMINDENVEILELLENVKRLGLSYHFEKEIREALDRFLSLEKYGDIVIEESLHKTTLKFRLLREYGYHVSPDIFEKFKDDNGNFKACLMKDIKGMLSLYEASFMSYEGEKILDEANSFTSFNLRQGIHDDESSFVFEEMNHSLELPLHRRFQRLEARWYIESYKNRKDANKVLLEAAKLEFNIVQSNIQQDLIEMLRWWKGMGLAPKLSFSRDRLMECFFWAVGVAPLEPKFSNLRKSLTKVVYLITLIDDIYDVYGTLDELELFTTAVESWDINALKILPEYMKIFFLALYNTVNELAYDALKEKGHDILPYLVKAWSDMLKAFVQEAKWCNDKHMPKFDDYLNNAWVSVSGVVLLTHAYFLLNHSTTKEEFEYLENCHLLLQRPSIIFRLCNDLATSSAELQRGEASNSIMCYMKENGVSEMVAHKYIHNLLNETWKKMNKDRVIYSTFSKYFLETLTNLARISHCTYQYGDGHGAPNTLSKNQIKELILEPIN; translated from the exons ATGTTGCTAAGTACATCATTTGTTTCACTTCCTAGtttcttcaaacctcaacaacTACCAAGAACTAATCTTCCTAGTTCAAATGGTTCTCTCTTTCCATGTTATGCTACTAATTCAAATATTTCTCAAAGAAAATCCGCCAATTACCAACCCAATATTTGGAATTATGATAGTTTATTATCCTTAAAACACGATTATGCG GATGTCCACTACGTAAATAGGAGCAGAAGGTTGCAAGAAGAAGTAAGAAGAATGattaatgatgaaaatgtagaAATTTTAGAATTATTAGAAAATGTGAAACGCTTAGGCCTTAGCTACCACTTTGAAAAGGAGATAAGAGAAGCACTTGATAGATTTTTGTCTTTGGAAAAATATGGTGATATAGTTATTGAAGAAAGTCTCCATAAAACTACCTTAAAATTCAGACTCCTTCGAGAATATGGATATCATGTTTCGCCAG ATATTTTTGAGAAGTTTAAGGACGACAATGGAAATTTTAAGGCATGTCTTATGAAAGATATCAAAGGAATGTTAAGTCTTTATGAGGCATCGTTTATGTCTTATGAAGGAGAAAAAATTTTAGATGAAGCAAATTCCTTCACGAGTTTCAACCTCAGACAAGGAATTCATGATGATGAAAGTAGTTTTGTTTTTGAAGAAATGAATCATTCATTGGAGCTTCCATTGCATCGTAGATTTCAGAGGCTTGAAGCCCGATGGTATATTGAGTCATACAAAAATAGAAAGGATGCAAATAAAGTGTTGCTTGAAGCTGCCAAGTTGGAATTCAACATTGTGCAATCAAATATTCAACAAGATCTTATAGAAATGTTAAG GTGGTGGAAGGGGATGGGACTAGCACCAAAGTTAAGTTTTAGTCGTGATCGATTAATGGAATGTTTTTTTTGGGCTGTTGGAGTGGCACCATTGGAGCCCAAATTCAGTAATCTCCGCAAGAGTTTAACAAAAGTTGTTTATCTAATTACTTTAATCGATGACATATATGATGTCTATGGCACTTTGGATGAATTAGAGCTTTTCACAACCGCAGTAGAAAG TTGGGATATTAATGCACTTAAAATTCTTCCGGAATACATGAAGATATTTTTTTTAGCACTCTACAACACTGTCAACGAATTAGCGTACGATGCACTTAAAGAAAAAGGACACGACATCCTTCCCTACCTCGTGAAAGCG TGGTCTGATATGTTGAAAGCATTCGTACAAGAAGCAAAGTGGTGTAACGATAAACACATGCCAAAATTTGATGATTACCTCAACAATGCATGGGTGTCTGTGTCTGGTGTTGTTTTACTCACCCATGCATATTTTCTACTAAATCATAGCACAACAAAGGAAGAGTTTGAGTACTTGGAAAATTGTCATTTGTTACTACAGAGACCATCCATTATTTTTCGACTTTGCAATGATTTAGCTACATCCTCG GCGGAGTTACAAAGAGGTGAAGCGTCTAATTCAATTATGTGCTACATGAAGGAAAATGGTGTTAGTGAGATGGTTGCTCACAAATACATCCACAATTTGCTTAATGAAACTTGGAAGAAGATGAACAAAGATCGAGTTATATATTCAACTTTCtcaaaatattttttagaaaCATTAACCAACCTTGCTAGAATTTCTCACTGCACGTATCAATATGGAGATGGACATGGAGCTCCTAATACCTTATCAAAGAATCAAATAAAGGAGTTAATACTTGAACCCATTAATTAA